From the Anopheles merus strain MAF chromosome 2L, AmerM5.1, whole genome shotgun sequence genome, the window GTTTTCCGATATCGGTTCCTTTGTCATACAGGAAGACGGTAGGACGTACATTCCACCACCGACCGGAGATCAGGGTTCGGTGGCAAGATGGCCTGCAaacacaccgaaaaaaaacaagcttcaAACACCGTTGAATGGTACGCAAAACAGTAATAAAATCCGACCGGTCTGCCTCCAAAAACACGGCACATCCTTCCGTGTGGCAGGAGCGCAGGAACACTGGGACACTTGGGACGGAAAAGGCCAATCGGACGCAAACAAAtgagaagcaaaaaagtttCCCGGAACCCATTTTACCGTTTCCGTGTCTGGGGGTCTTAAAAATaagtcattttttatttccccactgtgcctctctctctctcttttctcgtCCTTAATCACCGTCCTACACATGCAGGAGGAAgtggaggaagaggaagactAGATTCGTTACCGGCTAGGATTCGTCGACATGCCCCGATACGCCTTACAGCTGAAGCTTGATGGAAAGGTTGTTTGTGATTCcactttttttctaattttctgTGGAAAGGATAATGCACTTTTCGAGGAACTCGATGTCCTTTTCCTTATCTGGCTTAGAGAAGGGTAAGTAAAGGTCTCAATTTATGCTACTATACTCCTTCCGTCAGGTAAGATTATGCCTACCTTCAAATCGTTTACGTTGTTCGATGATTTAAATGCATCTAAACTGTTATAGAGCAATAAAGGGTTGTGCGGTTTGCCAATAGAAACGTAAAAGGGGATAGAATCATTTCAATTTTGAGAAAAGTGAAACATTTCCTATTCAATAGGATGGGAAATACGCAACTCCATCCATGCTTCCATAATGCACAACCAATTGTTGCTATCATACAATCAACAATTATGTGTCCACTAGCAATAGCCATAACAATTTATGCACTTTTCCTTCacaaataatcaaacaacACAACATCCTTACGAAAAGAACCTCTGACGCGCATGCCCCAACTTGCCATTCCAAAAGCACGTGCTTCACATACCAACCACCAACGAATGGGCAGCacgatatttaaattttcctgTTTGCGCCACAACTGCTCGACTATTTTTCGACCAGTTTTGACATCTGGCCCGATAGCTCGCGTCAAACCTATCAGCtgtgcgtttgtttacatacacAACAGTTTGCAACGCAACTCGTAGCCATCTCGTGCGTTTTGTGATGAATCGGTTGCGCGGTTATTTTACGTGATAAAGTGAATAATTTTCCCCACGAATCAAGATGGCCACACCGACGATGATGGCCGTTACGCTGCTTACGCGCGCCATCGAATACGATGTGGTTGGACGCAAGCTGGAAGCGCTTAAGCTGTACGAAGATGGCATCGAATCGCTGCTAAAGGAATCCAAAGGTGACGCATAACCAACACACTAGGCCGTAAATATTTGCAGTATGAATCATCCTGACACCCACGTCCGAGCTACCGCTCGCGTACGTACACCATTACAGCCGAAACGGACCCAAAGCGGAAGCAGCACTATCAGACCAAAATCGTGGAGTATATGAACCGGGCGGAACAGGTGAAGGAACTGGTCACCCGATGGAAGAGCAAGGGTGTGATTAGCGACCGGATACACATCGTGGAGGGTGCCACCGGGTACAGCTACGGCCGAATATTTGGCAAATACTTTAACGACGAAGTGCACGAGATACTGCTCGAGGAGCCGTATGTGCGGGAGCACCACCAGATTTGTAATTTGGTGATGTTCTGCGAGCTGGCCGTGAACAGTTGCCGCAATCTGAAGTACATCCAGCTGGCCACGGTTAAGGAGGCAAAGAATGGTGACGAACAGGGTCGGGCGTTCGAAGTGCTGAAGCAAAGTTTACACAAACAAGCCGTCAAGTTTGTGGTGGAATACTCGGAACACATGCACGATCGACAAGTGATGTGAGTTGCCACTAGGGAAATTTCAAACGATCGTGTTAAGGATTTTAAATTACACACATTCttcgttttgctgcttttcttACAGACTTAGCAATGGATACGTCATTAAGATTGGTCGCGGCCTGAACTACTTCAAACCGTCCCCGAGCAAGTACTGTCTCGGCGCCTTCAACTACCATTTCCGGGAGTGCCGGGAAACGA encodes:
- the LOC121592608 gene encoding MIT domain-containing protein 1, with amino-acid sequence MATPTMMAVTLLTRAIEYDVVGRKLEALKLYEDGIESLLKESKAETDPKRKQHYQTKIVEYMNRAEQVKELVTRWKSKGVISDRIHIVEGATGYSYGRIFGKYFNDEVHEILLEEPYVREHHQICNLVMFCELAVNSCRNLKYIQLATVKEAKNGDEQGRAFEVLKQSLHKQAVKFVVEYSEHMHDRQVILSNGYVIKIGRGLNYFKPSPSKYCLGAFNYHFRECRETNVDVFYCPENNKS